A stretch of the Planctomycetota bacterium genome encodes the following:
- a CDS encoding polysaccharide deacetylase family protein produces the protein MRHALSFDIEDWFHIVDVDGLEPARWDALHAEHTLVERRTDQILELCAEAGVRATFFALGWIAQRHPALVRRIAEAGHELASHGHMHERVGILGRQPFADDLRLSIRAIEDAAGVRVEGYRAPSFSITPGCEWAFDEMAAQGITWDASLFPAARGHGGYPCPMGAHRVTAPGGAVLDELPMSVWSPPPLGRPRLAYSGGGYLRLLPLGIIQRAIEAEARAGRPTVAYLHPRDFAPDAPRWPMPPDRRFKCYVGLASTEGKLRRLLADYKWGTCREVLDEQLGSRSDQRSGASENPPTAAQTGATP, from the coding sequence ATGCGGCACGCGCTGTCCTTCGACATCGAGGACTGGTTCCACATCGTGGACGTCGACGGCCTCGAGCCGGCGCGATGGGATGCGCTGCACGCCGAGCACACGCTGGTGGAGCGGCGGACCGACCAGATCCTGGAGTTGTGCGCCGAGGCCGGCGTGCGGGCCACGTTCTTCGCGCTGGGCTGGATCGCCCAGCGGCATCCGGCGCTCGTCCGCCGCATCGCCGAGGCCGGCCACGAGCTGGCGAGCCACGGCCACATGCACGAGCGGGTCGGCATCCTGGGCCGCCAGCCGTTCGCCGACGACCTGCGGCTGTCCATCCGCGCCATCGAGGATGCCGCCGGCGTGCGGGTCGAGGGCTATCGCGCCCCATCGTTCTCGATCACGCCCGGGTGCGAATGGGCCTTCGACGAGATGGCCGCGCAGGGCATCACCTGGGACGCCAGCCTGTTCCCCGCGGCCCGGGGCCACGGCGGCTACCCGTGCCCGATGGGCGCCCACCGCGTGACGGCACCCGGCGGCGCGGTGCTCGATGAGCTGCCGATGTCCGTGTGGTCGCCGCCGCCGCTGGGCAGGCCCAGGCTGGCCTACTCGGGCGGGGGGTACCTGCGGCTGCTGCCCCTGGGCATCATCCAGCGGGCGATCGAGGCCGAGGCCCGGGCCGGCCGGCCCACGGTGGCGTATCTGCACCCGCGAGACTTCGCTCCCGACGCCCCCCGCTGGCCCATGCCGCCCGACCGCCGGTTCAAGTGCTACGTGGGCCTGGCATCGACCGAGGGTAAGCTACGGCGGCTGCTGGCCGACTACAAGTGGGGCACCTGCCGCGAGGTGCTGGACGAGCAGCTCGGCAGCCGGAGCGACCAGCGATCGGGCGCGTCCGAGAATCCACCCACCGCCGCCCAGACGGGAGCCACGCCGTGA
- a CDS encoding glycosyltransferase family 4 protein, whose product MPADDPQPRPTLVVISLVYVPDPASVGQHMHDAAAEMVRRGWRVVVLAAARGYEDATVRYPARETRDGVEIRRLPLSSFGKRALPLRLLAGLLFVVQAFARGLFVGGVRGVLVSTAPPFAGVFGATLARLKRAALAFWVMDLNPDQLIESGVISARHPVARLFDFFNRVTLRRSDGVVALDRFMADRLERKAAVGERMTILPPWPHEDHVQPVAHEDNDFRREHALEGKFVFMYSGNHGMTTPVTTVLDAALALRHREDVVFMFIGGGLGKADVRRVIAEHDPGNIVDLPYQPFERLRFSLSAADVHLVTMVDPVVGCVHPCKVYGAMAVGRPILFVGPEPSHVTDLLSGEGVGWRVPHGDADACVRQIEAILDTPRGELAAMGRRARAFIDERYTQARLLGEFCDAVEAAIARRHPELAGAPGASR is encoded by the coding sequence ATGCCAGCAGACGACCCACAGCCCCGGCCCACGCTCGTCGTGATCAGCCTCGTGTACGTGCCGGACCCGGCCAGCGTCGGCCAGCACATGCACGACGCGGCGGCCGAGATGGTCCGGCGCGGCTGGCGGGTGGTCGTGCTCGCGGCGGCCCGGGGCTACGAGGACGCCACGGTCCGATATCCCGCCCGCGAGACCCGCGACGGCGTCGAGATCCGCCGGCTGCCGCTCTCGAGCTTCGGCAAGCGGGCCCTGCCCCTCCGCCTGCTCGCCGGGCTGCTCTTCGTCGTGCAGGCGTTCGCCCGCGGGCTGTTCGTGGGCGGCGTGCGGGGGGTGCTGGTGAGCACGGCGCCGCCCTTCGCCGGCGTCTTCGGCGCCACGCTGGCACGACTGAAGCGCGCCGCGTTGGCCTTCTGGGTGATGGACCTCAACCCCGACCAACTCATCGAGAGTGGCGTCATCAGCGCCCGCCATCCCGTCGCGCGGCTGTTCGACTTCTTCAACCGCGTCACGCTCCGGCGCAGCGACGGCGTCGTGGCCCTCGATCGCTTCATGGCCGATCGGCTGGAACGCAAGGCCGCCGTCGGCGAGCGGATGACCATCCTGCCGCCCTGGCCGCATGAGGACCACGTCCAGCCCGTGGCCCACGAGGACAACGACTTCCGCCGCGAGCACGCCCTGGAGGGCAAGTTCGTCTTCATGTACTCGGGCAACCACGGCATGACCACGCCCGTCACGACCGTGCTCGACGCGGCCCTGGCGCTGCGGCACCGCGAGGACGTGGTGTTCATGTTCATCGGCGGCGGGCTGGGCAAGGCCGACGTCCGCCGCGTCATCGCCGAGCACGATCCGGGCAACATCGTCGATCTGCCCTACCAGCCCTTCGAGCGGCTGCGGTTCTCGCTGTCGGCCGCCGACGTGCACCTGGTCACGATGGTCGACCCCGTCGTCGGCTGCGTGCATCCGTGCAAGGTCTACGGCGCGATGGCGGTCGGCCGGCCCATCCTGTTCGTCGGACCCGAGCCCAGCCACGTGACCGATCTGCTCTCGGGCGAGGGCGTGGGCTGGCGGGTGCCCCACGGCGATGCCGACGCCTGCGTCCGGCAGATCGAGGCCATCCTCGACACCCCGCGGGGGGAGCTTGCCGCCATGGGTCGCCGCGCCCGGGCCTTCATCGACGAGCGGTACACGCAAGCCCGCCTGCTGGGCGAGTTCTGCGACGCGGTCGAGGCCGCCATCGCCCGCCGCCATCCGGAACTCGCCGGGGCCCCCGGAGCGTCGCGTTAG
- a CDS encoding GNAT family N-acetyltransferase, translating to MELRRATADDLPDLALLLAQRDEDGRREAHVSATLCDLDPERIAVWIASAHGEPAGMTALYLRSMRWPGRGEVRVGYWAHLFVVPEHRRLMLYPQLVFAMRKAMRELGIAAIVTGNRRPSVAEGHLKLGFAVACTWPVRIKPLRPFRLLGKHKGVAWARALAPLGDSLWRLRIRRPKPPTGIELEHVQDAAHAGTFVLDAVADLLAERSGDRISTAWTADLLRARLAVGIDGEPYRLVLARRGGAIEGVAIYRTASRGDGVHTGALLELAARDDDARTLAALRGAVEVSLLERDADVALWLDGAGGAASEALRGGGYIQAKGEQYQMLVFPADDAERAPANDPGNWRFTLLDHDAF from the coding sequence GTGGAGCTCCGCCGGGCGACCGCCGACGACCTGCCCGACCTGGCCTTGCTGCTCGCGCAGCGCGACGAGGACGGCCGCCGCGAGGCACACGTGTCGGCCACGCTGTGCGATCTGGATCCCGAGCGCATCGCCGTGTGGATCGCCTCCGCGCACGGCGAGCCCGCGGGCATGACCGCGCTGTACCTGCGATCGATGCGCTGGCCCGGCCGCGGCGAGGTCCGCGTGGGCTACTGGGCGCACCTGTTCGTGGTGCCCGAACACCGCCGGCTGATGCTCTACCCCCAGCTGGTCTTCGCGATGCGCAAGGCGATGCGGGAGCTGGGCATCGCCGCCATCGTGACCGGCAACCGCCGCCCGTCGGTCGCCGAGGGCCACCTCAAGCTCGGCTTTGCCGTCGCCTGCACCTGGCCCGTGCGCATCAAGCCGCTGCGGCCGTTCCGGCTGCTCGGCAAGCACAAGGGGGTGGCGTGGGCACGAGCCTTGGCTCCGCTTGGCGACTCTCTGTGGCGGCTGAGGATCCGGCGGCCAAAGCCGCCGACCGGCATCGAGCTGGAGCACGTCCAGGACGCTGCCCACGCGGGCACTTTCGTGCTCGACGCTGTTGCCGACCTCCTCGCGGAACGCTCGGGCGATCGGATCTCGACGGCGTGGACCGCCGACCTGCTGCGGGCCCGGCTCGCGGTGGGCATCGACGGCGAGCCGTACCGCCTCGTGCTCGCACGGCGGGGCGGGGCCATCGAGGGGGTCGCCATCTATCGCACCGCGTCGCGGGGGGACGGAGTACACACCGGGGCGCTGCTCGAGCTGGCCGCACGCGACGATGACGCGCGCACCCTCGCCGCCCTGCGTGGGGCCGTCGAGGTTTCGCTGCTCGAGCGGGACGCCGACGTCGCGCTGTGGCTCGATGGTGCTGGTGGGGCCGCGAGCGAGGCCCTCCGCGGCGGCGGCTACATCCAAGCCAAGGGGGAGCAATACCAGATGCTCGTCTTCCCGGCCGACGACGCGGAGCGTGCCCCGGCCAACGACCCCGGCAACTGGCGGTTCACGCTGCTGGACCACGACGCGTTCTGA
- a CDS encoding acyl carrier protein — protein sequence MADDVLSQTRRIIADTLGADDIAADASPDSVEAWDSFAHLNIVMALEQSFGVSFDPEEVGELLSPQAFADRVEAKR from the coding sequence ATGGCCGACGACGTGCTGAGCCAGACCCGCCGGATCATCGCCGATACGCTGGGCGCCGACGACATCGCCGCTGATGCGTCGCCCGACTCGGTCGAGGCCTGGGATAGCTTCGCGCACCTGAACATCGTGATGGCGCTCGAGCAGTCCTTCGGCGTGTCCTTCGATCCCGAGGAGGTTGGCGAGCTGCTGTCGCCGCAGGCGTTCGCCGATCGCGTGGAGGCCAAGCGCTGA
- a CDS encoding glycosyltransferase has product MTPLRIVHLIDRLDPAAGGPPIVAARLAAAQARLGCEATLLAYGYRDGRERAEGLLKETPSGELVRVEWIAEPSPPERLTGASAARTFAALADGGVDVLHAHGMWEFMMPASARVARRRGIPYVITPHGMLDPYTLSVKPWRKKLVLATTHRAFLRRAAFVHMLNRDEADLARPVLHGTPTRVIPNGIFLEELDATPPAGTFRAAHPELGDDPYVLFLSRLAHKKGLDYLADAFALLLDRVPGARLVVAGPDDGQRAPFEAQVARLGVGERVHVVGPQYGVDKLAALRDAAVFCLPSRQEGFSIAITEALALGLPVVISKACHFPEVTEADAGIETDLDATQVALGLESILHDPAAGEAMGRAGAALVRQRFTWPKVAEQTLACYRDVLGGTHRERRG; this is encoded by the coding sequence GTGACGCCGCTGCGGATCGTGCACCTGATCGATCGGCTGGATCCGGCCGCGGGCGGCCCGCCCATCGTCGCCGCCCGGCTTGCCGCCGCCCAGGCGCGGCTGGGCTGCGAGGCCACGCTGCTGGCCTACGGCTATCGCGACGGCCGCGAGCGCGCCGAGGGCTTGCTCAAAGAAACGCCGAGCGGCGAGTTGGTTCGCGTCGAGTGGATCGCCGAGCCGTCCCCGCCGGAACGCCTCACGGGCGCGAGCGCCGCGCGCACCTTCGCGGCGCTCGCAGACGGCGGCGTCGACGTGCTGCACGCCCACGGCATGTGGGAGTTCATGATGCCCGCATCGGCCCGCGTTGCGCGGCGGCGTGGCATCCCGTACGTCATCACGCCGCACGGCATGCTCGATCCGTACACGCTGTCGGTCAAGCCGTGGCGCAAGAAGCTGGTACTCGCGACGACGCACCGGGCGTTCCTTCGGCGGGCCGCGTTCGTGCACATGCTCAACCGCGACGAGGCCGATCTGGCACGGCCCGTGCTGCACGGCACGCCGACCCGCGTGATACCCAACGGCATCTTCCTGGAAGAGCTGGACGCGACGCCCCCCGCCGGGACGTTCCGCGCCGCGCACCCGGAGCTGGGCGACGATCCGTACGTCCTCTTCCTCAGCAGGCTGGCGCACAAGAAGGGGCTGGACTACCTCGCCGACGCATTCGCGCTGCTGCTCGATCGCGTGCCCGGCGCGCGGCTCGTCGTGGCCGGCCCGGACGACGGCCAGCGGGCGCCCTTCGAGGCCCAGGTGGCCCGGCTCGGCGTGGGCGAACGCGTGCACGTGGTCGGACCGCAATACGGCGTGGACAAGCTCGCGGCGTTGCGCGATGCGGCGGTGTTCTGCCTGCCCAGCCGGCAGGAGGGCTTCTCGATCGCCATCACCGAGGCGCTGGCGCTCGGGCTGCCGGTGGTGATCTCGAAGGCGTGCCACTTCCCCGAAGTCACCGAGGCCGACGCCGGCATCGAGACCGACCTCGACGCCACGCAGGTGGCCCTCGGGCTCGAGAGCATCCTGCACGATCCGGCCGCGGGCGAGGCGATGGGCAGAGCGGGTGCCGCTCTCGTGCGGCAGCGGTTCACCTGGCCCAAGGTCGCCGAGCAAACCCTGGCGTGCTATCGCGACGTGCTGGGCGGCACGCACCGGGAGCGCCGCGGGTGA
- a CDS encoding sulfotransferase domain-containing protein translates to MPDADAGAMQAADDGLVPPGVRPVLVASHQRSGTHLTMDLLRRQFDACRPPFRPGVNPHRYLYFSMDRFRPTHPSHVGPSACLAVLRSTSMPILKAHSLPGFPEASEEAAPLCAALMARSIRIYCVRDVRSMLASLHAFDAVDDERYAAMPLAEFIRTEINGVPRPGVWANHVEAWLDRGEPSLVLRFERVIADPAGTMDELAQALGQPPLRREPVLPRAMKHRWRIWAARLTGVPESTNVIGRRKGMAVPKWRDTLDPDDRAFIERHAGHALRRLGYEPDDAWVREGPRASHAEPGTSR, encoded by the coding sequence ATGCCGGACGCAGATGCTGGTGCGATGCAGGCGGCGGACGACGGGCTGGTCCCGCCGGGCGTCCGCCCGGTGCTGGTGGCGTCCCACCAGCGGTCGGGCACGCACCTGACGATGGACCTGCTGCGGCGGCAGTTCGACGCGTGCCGCCCGCCGTTCCGCCCCGGCGTCAATCCGCACCGCTACCTGTACTTCAGCATGGACCGCTTCCGCCCGACGCACCCGTCGCACGTCGGGCCGTCGGCGTGCCTCGCGGTGCTGCGGTCTACTTCGATGCCGATCCTCAAGGCCCACAGCCTGCCGGGTTTCCCGGAGGCCAGCGAGGAGGCCGCCCCCCTGTGCGCCGCGTTGATGGCCCGCAGCATCCGCATCTACTGCGTCCGGGACGTCCGCTCGATGCTCGCGAGCCTGCACGCCTTCGATGCGGTCGACGACGAGCGCTACGCCGCGATGCCGCTGGCCGAGTTCATCCGCACGGAGATCAACGGCGTGCCGAGGCCCGGGGTGTGGGCCAACCACGTCGAGGCCTGGCTCGACCGCGGCGAGCCCTCGCTGGTGCTCCGCTTCGAGCGGGTCATCGCCGATCCCGCCGGCACCATGGACGAACTGGCCCAGGCGCTCGGCCAGCCCCCGCTGCGGCGCGAGCCCGTCCTGCCCCGGGCGATGAAGCACCGCTGGCGGATCTGGGCCGCCCGGCTCACGGGCGTGCCCGAGAGCACCAATGTTATCGGACGCCGCAAGGGCATGGCCGTCCCCAAGTGGCGCGACACGCTGGATCCCGACGACCGGGCCTTCATCGAGCGGCACGCCGGCCACGCCCTCCGACGCCTGGGCTATGAGCCCGACGACGCCTGGGTGCGGGAGGGGCCCCGGGCGAGCCACGCCGAACCGGGGACGTCCCGGTGA
- a CDS encoding NAD-dependent epimerase/dehydratase family protein has protein sequence MAGELVVVAGGGGFIGGHLAADLLKQGFRVRSVDRKPLDQWYQVHGEADNLVADLNGLDACHKACDGATHVYQLAADMGGMGFIETHKAECMLSVLINTHMLMAARDAGVQKFFYSSSACVYNGDKQVDEDVVPLKEEDAYPALPEDGYGWEKLFSERMCRHFREDFGIYTRVARYHNVYGPFGTWEGGREKAPAAMCRKVIEAKLSGDHSIEIWGDGKQTRSFMYIDDCLEGSQRIMHGDSIEPLNLGSDELVTINQLVDIVEDIAGIKLDRSYNLDAPKGVNGRNSDNTLIQREIGWAPSIRLRDGMERTYKWIYDEHMKKYNGSVPKREAAPKGAHARHSEQAGAAR, from the coding sequence ATGGCAGGCGAATTGGTGGTCGTCGCGGGCGGGGGCGGGTTCATCGGCGGGCACCTGGCCGCCGATCTGCTCAAGCAGGGCTTCCGCGTCCGCTCGGTCGACCGCAAGCCGCTGGACCAGTGGTACCAGGTGCACGGCGAGGCGGACAACCTCGTGGCCGATCTGAACGGGCTCGACGCCTGCCACAAGGCCTGCGACGGCGCCACCCACGTCTACCAGCTGGCCGCCGACATGGGCGGCATGGGCTTCATCGAGACCCACAAGGCCGAGTGCATGCTGAGCGTGCTCATCAACACGCACATGCTGATGGCCGCCCGCGACGCCGGTGTGCAGAAGTTCTTCTATAGCTCGTCCGCCTGCGTGTACAACGGCGACAAGCAGGTCGACGAGGACGTCGTCCCGCTGAAGGAAGAGGACGCCTACCCCGCGCTGCCCGAGGACGGCTATGGCTGGGAGAAGCTCTTCAGCGAGCGGATGTGCCGCCACTTCCGCGAGGATTTCGGCATCTACACGCGGGTCGCCCGCTACCACAACGTGTACGGCCCTTTCGGCACCTGGGAGGGCGGCCGCGAGAAGGCGCCCGCCGCCATGTGCCGCAAGGTGATCGAGGCCAAGCTCAGCGGCGACCACTCCATCGAGATCTGGGGCGACGGCAAGCAGACCCGCTCGTTCATGTACATCGACGACTGCCTCGAGGGCAGCCAGCGGATCATGCACGGCGACAGCATCGAGCCCCTGAACCTCGGCAGCGACGAGCTGGTCACCATCAACCAGCTCGTGGACATCGTCGAGGACATCGCCGGCATCAAGCTCGATCGCAGCTACAACCTCGACGCCCCCAAGGGCGTCAACGGCCGCAACAGCGACAACACGCTCATCCAGCGGGAGATCGGCTGGGCTCCCTCCATCCGCCTGCGGGACGGCATGGAGCGGACCTACAAGTGGATCTACGACGAGCACATGAAGAAGTACAACGGCAGCGTGCCGAAGCGCGAGGCCGCACCCAAGGGCGCGCACGCCAGGCATTCCGAGCAGGCTGGCGCTGCGCGATGA
- a CDS encoding sulfotransferase domain-containing protein — MKLPTFLIIGAQKCGTTTLYRDLLTQPGVFLPYNKEPTSLVDDAVLTDAGLAEYAALYAGSKDGDARGDASTGYTRMPRFTGAAERARKVLGPNITLIYLVREPVARIVSHHHHWITNHPGAREVDRFVDEDPNAIAFTRYAWQLEPWIEQFGREKLHVYVFEEFVTRRAEVARELAPVLGFEPRPERIDAGTRFNAADQRSVDAGWAMALRETWAYRRLRPMLPNSLRDALRLRLAPKAPPPPPPPSAACVDRILDALEDDHRALAALLGRPHPIWDPAHTRAKYERLRTEAASRP, encoded by the coding sequence GTGAAGCTACCGACCTTCCTCATCATCGGCGCCCAGAAGTGCGGCACGACCACGCTGTACCGCGACCTGCTCACGCAGCCCGGCGTGTTCCTGCCGTACAACAAGGAGCCGACGAGCCTGGTCGACGACGCGGTGCTGACCGACGCGGGCCTGGCCGAGTACGCCGCGCTCTACGCCGGCTCGAAGGACGGCGACGCCCGGGGCGACGCCTCGACGGGCTACACGCGGATGCCGCGGTTCACGGGCGCAGCCGAGCGCGCCCGCAAGGTCCTGGGGCCGAACATCACGCTGATCTACCTGGTCCGCGAACCGGTCGCCCGGATCGTCAGCCACCATCACCACTGGATCACCAACCATCCCGGCGCCCGCGAGGTCGATCGCTTCGTCGACGAGGATCCCAACGCGATCGCGTTCACCCGGTACGCGTGGCAGCTGGAGCCCTGGATCGAGCAATTCGGCCGCGAGAAGCTACACGTCTACGTGTTCGAGGAGTTCGTGACGCGTCGGGCCGAGGTCGCCCGCGAGCTAGCGCCGGTGCTGGGCTTCGAGCCGCGGCCCGAACGGATCGACGCAGGTACGCGCTTCAACGCGGCCGACCAGCGCTCGGTGGACGCGGGCTGGGCGATGGCGCTGCGGGAGACCTGGGCGTACCGCCGGCTGCGGCCGATGCTGCCCAACTCGCTCCGCGACGCGCTGCGGCTGCGGCTGGCGCCCAAGGCGCCGCCGCCGCCGCCGCCGCCGTCGGCAGCCTGCGTGGACCGCATCCTGGACGCGCTCGAGGACGACCATCGCGCCCTGGCGGCGCTGCTCGGCCGGCCGCACCCGATCTGGGATCCGGCACACACGCGGGCGAAGTACGAGCGGCTGCGCACCGAGGCGGCGTCGCGGCCCTAG
- a CDS encoding glycosyltransferase family 2 protein: protein MSQVADTPSAGTDEASAANLHRFAGDAAADPPHADLDRFRERVVGLPPLSGYPAEGSVPVSALIPVKNEQANVAACARRLAWCRQIAVIDSQSVDDTIPLAQASGAEVYQFRYDRSVGWPKKKNWALEHVPWRSDWVLIVDADEHITPELAREIEAVVAGTQTPAKPGCGDGYWLNRRFMFLGKWLRGGGWYPSWNLRLFKHRLARYERIGDLGDTGSGDNEVHEHPVLLTGEAGYLHHDMLHYAYPDLTTWIEKHNRYTTWEAHAWDARDEGGVTPRLFGTTIERHRWLKKRARNLPGRPLLRFTYDYLFRRGILDGYPGFVMATNMAWYEFMSVAKRREMLIAERMNAKQAGAPPP from the coding sequence GTGAGCCAGGTCGCCGACACGCCGAGCGCCGGCACGGACGAGGCCTCCGCCGCGAACCTGCACCGGTTCGCGGGCGACGCCGCGGCCGACCCGCCGCACGCCGACCTCGACCGCTTTCGGGAGCGGGTCGTGGGGCTGCCGCCGCTGTCGGGCTACCCGGCGGAGGGCTCGGTGCCCGTCAGCGCGCTCATCCCGGTCAAGAACGAGCAGGCCAACGTGGCGGCCTGCGCCCGCCGGCTGGCATGGTGCCGGCAGATCGCGGTCATCGACAGCCAATCGGTCGACGACACCATCCCGCTGGCGCAGGCGTCGGGCGCCGAGGTCTACCAGTTCCGCTACGACCGGAGCGTCGGCTGGCCCAAGAAGAAGAACTGGGCCCTCGAGCACGTGCCGTGGCGGAGCGACTGGGTGCTGATCGTCGACGCCGACGAGCACATCACTCCCGAGCTGGCGCGCGAGATCGAGGCGGTCGTCGCCGGCACGCAGACGCCCGCCAAGCCGGGCTGCGGCGACGGCTACTGGCTCAACCGCAGGTTCATGTTCCTTGGCAAGTGGCTCCGCGGTGGCGGCTGGTACCCCAGCTGGAACCTCCGGCTGTTCAAGCACCGCCTCGCCCGCTACGAGCGGATCGGCGACCTGGGGGACACCGGTTCGGGCGACAACGAGGTGCACGAGCATCCCGTGCTGCTCACGGGCGAGGCCGGCTACCTGCACCACGACATGCTGCACTACGCCTACCCCGACCTGACGACCTGGATCGAGAAGCACAACCGCTACACCACCTGGGAGGCCCACGCCTGGGACGCCAGGGACGAGGGCGGCGTCACGCCCCGCCTCTTCGGCACCACCATCGAGCGGCACCGCTGGCTCAAGAAGCGGGCCCGCAACCTGCCCGGACGCCCGCTGCTGCGGTTCACCTACGACTACCTGTTCCGCCGGGGCATCCTCGACGGCTACCCGGGCTTCGTGATGGCGACCAACATGGCGTGGTACGAGTTCATGTCGGTGGCCAAGCGTCGCGAGATGCTCATCGCCGAGCGGATGAACGCAAAGCAGGCCGGAGCGCCGCCGCCATGA
- a CDS encoding HAD-IIIC family phosphatase: MSSAGRPEPSPPSREAIDEAIARALQDADAARPAQHALNAFWRSNPAAAPWVAGRFQKLAAALGAPTLDLLVLRSVTLEPVAPLARACAAEFGVDLRIRFGEFNAWTQELLDPRSIAYADPAPQAVVLAVQTRDIAPILWSGAAGLSRDDALAEADRVASELASLIRTFRDRSAAHLVVHTLEQPAWPTLGVALESRDGTHARQAEAIGRINDRLRAAAAEVPGVHVLDYDALVARHGRERWHDEDKFLTMRMPLAADALLPLAREWSRFLLPIAGRQSKCLVLDLDNTLWGGIVGEDGPDGIQLGVEHPGAHYVAIQRAALDLYHRGVVLALCSKNNPGDADEVLRSHPHMLIRPEHLAAVRVNWTDKAQNLREIAAELNIGVDSLVFLDDNPVERELVRTLAPEVMVLEPASADPKHMLRAIRECPLFERLALSDDDRSRGRMYVEQRQRTELQSAATSLEDYWRSLAMVAEVGIVDETTDSATVERIAQLTQKTNQLNMTTKRYSTQDVQAFARDGDSSVYWIRVADRFGDNGIVGVVIARIEGDAWHLDTLLMSCRVIGRTVETCMLATVAEHARDAGASRLEGWFYPTKKNPPARAIYEDHGFEVIRGTDGGALWSRDITGDDLQNPEWIERRLIAGAAQTA; the protein is encoded by the coding sequence GTGAGCAGCGCAGGCCGGCCAGAGCCATCCCCGCCCTCCCGCGAGGCGATCGACGAGGCCATCGCCCGCGCGCTGCAAGACGCCGACGCCGCCCGCCCCGCGCAACACGCCCTCAACGCGTTCTGGCGGTCCAATCCGGCCGCCGCCCCCTGGGTCGCGGGCCGCTTCCAGAAGCTCGCCGCGGCTCTGGGCGCCCCGACGCTCGACCTGCTCGTGCTCCGCAGCGTCACGCTCGAGCCCGTGGCACCGCTGGCCCGGGCCTGCGCCGCCGAGTTTGGCGTCGACCTGCGCATCCGCTTCGGCGAGTTCAACGCCTGGACGCAGGAGCTGCTCGACCCCCGCAGCATCGCCTACGCCGATCCCGCGCCGCAGGCCGTCGTGCTCGCGGTGCAGACGCGGGACATCGCGCCCATTCTCTGGAGCGGCGCCGCGGGCCTCTCCCGCGACGACGCGCTAGCCGAGGCCGATCGAGTCGCGAGCGAGCTGGCCTCGCTGATCCGGACCTTCCGCGATCGCTCGGCCGCCCACCTCGTCGTGCACACGCTCGAGCAGCCCGCGTGGCCGACGCTCGGCGTGGCGCTCGAGTCCCGCGACGGCACGCACGCGCGGCAAGCCGAGGCGATTGGTCGCATCAACGATCGGCTGCGCGCAGCGGCGGCAGAAGTCCCCGGCGTGCACGTGCTGGACTACGACGCGCTCGTCGCCCGCCACGGCCGCGAGCGCTGGCACGACGAGGACAAATTCCTCACGATGCGGATGCCGCTGGCCGCCGACGCGCTGCTGCCGCTGGCACGGGAGTGGTCCCGCTTCCTGCTACCCATCGCCGGCCGGCAGTCCAAGTGCCTCGTGCTCGACCTCGACAACACGCTGTGGGGCGGCATCGTGGGCGAGGACGGGCCCGACGGCATCCAGCTGGGCGTGGAGCACCCCGGCGCGCACTACGTCGCCATCCAGCGGGCCGCCCTCGACCTGTACCATCGCGGCGTGGTGCTGGCGCTGTGCAGCAAGAACAACCCGGGCGACGCCGACGAGGTGCTCCGCAGCCATCCGCACATGCTCATCCGCCCCGAGCACCTGGCCGCCGTCCGCGTGAACTGGACCGACAAGGCCCAGAACCTGCGCGAGATCGCAGCAGAGCTGAACATCGGCGTCGACTCGCTGGTCTTCCTCGACGACAACCCCGTCGAGCGTGAGCTGGTCCGCACGCTGGCGCCGGAGGTCATGGTGCTCGAGCCGGCGTCGGCCGACCCCAAGCACATGCTCCGGGCGATCCGCGAGTGCCCGCTCTTCGAGCGGCTGGCGCTCAGCGACGACGACCGATCGCGGGGCCGCATGTACGTCGAGCAGCGGCAGCGCACCGAGCTGCAGAGCGCGGCCACGTCGCTCGAGGACTACTGGCGCTCGCTGGCCATGGTCGCCGAGGTCGGCATCGTGGACGAAACGACCGATTCGGCTACGGTCGAGCGGATCGCCCAGCTCACCCAGAAAACCAACCAGCTCAACATGACCACCAAGCGTTACAGCACGCAGGACGTGCAGGCGTTCGCCCGCGATGGCGACAGCAGCGTGTACTGGATCCGCGTGGCCGACCGCTTCGGCGACAACGGCATCGTCGGCGTCGTGATCGCGAGGATCGAGGGCGACGCGTGGCACCTCGACACCCTCCTGATGTCCTGCCGCGTCATCGGCCGCACCGTCGAGACGTGCATGCTGGCGACCGTGGCCGAGCACGCGCGGGACGCCGGCGCCTCCCGGCTCGAAGGCTGGTTCTACCCGACCAAGAAGAACCCGCCCGCGCGGGCGATCTACGAGGACCACGGATTCGAGGTCATCCGCGGGACCGACGGTGGGGCGCTGTGGTCCCGAGACATCACGGGTGATGATCTCCAGAACCCCGAGTGGATCGAACGCCGCCTGATCGCGGGCGCCGCCCAGACCGCGTGA